In a genomic window of Plectropomus leopardus isolate mb chromosome 6, YSFRI_Pleo_2.0, whole genome shotgun sequence:
- the npdc1b gene encoding neural proliferation differentiation and control protein 1: MRIPLLGQAAVFAALLALSTCLTGSNLCPRSLDCAQAGRDFCQPGSSHCGPCLRPLVEDSRGRCVVKRRHAPHSMKGKVITHPELDEEIDFLSAIISEQRTESRMSAPPSRDIPKPKPKQLGEHGAAHRASTTEQPRSHSVPFTSTALPTTTATNHTPALLSDPIILPYPSNDHVFIIMSSVFIAAGSLALIIAGAFWIRLQKGVRLTEKVDYPAYRMMTAQAFNNLPGDKKLAHSAQMYHYQHQKQQMLSLEKHRDEPKVPDSGASTDEENEDGDFTVYECPGLAPTGEMEVKNPLFDDSTLYLQRFHK, encoded by the exons GGTCTAATCTGTGCCCTCGGAGTTTAGACTGCGCCCAGGCGGGTCGAGACTTCTGCCAGCCCGGCAGCTCACACTGCGGTCCCTGCCTGCGCCCTCTGGTGGAGGACTCCCGAGGTCGCTGTGTGGTCAAGAGGAGACATGCTCCTCACTCCATGAAAG GTAAGGTTATCACTCATCCTGAGCTGGATGAGGAAATTGACTTCCTGTCCGCCATCATCAGTGAACAGAGAACCGAGTCCAGGATGTCAG CTCCGCCCTCCCGAGACATCCCCAAACCCAAACCCAAGCAGCTGGGTGAGCACGGTGCTGCTCACAGAGCCTCGACCACAGAGCAGCCAAGGAGCCACAGCGTCCCATTCACCAGCACGGCACTACCCACCACCACCGCCACAAACCACACTCCTGCTCTGCTCAGCGACCCCATCATCCTCCCCTACCCCTCTAATGACCACGTCTTCATCA TCATGAGCAGCGTCTTCATCGCGGCGGGCTCGCTGGCTTTGATCATAGCAGGGGCCTTTTGGATTAG gttgcAAAAAGGTGTGCGTCTGACTGAGAAGGTGGACTATCCTGCATACAGAATGATGACTGCTCAAGCCTTCAACAATTTG CCTGGGGACAAGAAGCTGGCCCACAGTGCCCAGATGTACCACTACCAGCACCAGAAGCAGCAGATGCTCTCCCTGGAGAA ACACAGGGACGAGCCTAAAGTTCCTGACTCAGGAGCATCAACGGATGAGGAGAACGAGGACGGAGATTTCACAGTGTATGAGTGTCCTGGACTGGCACCT ACAGGGGAAATGGAGGTGAAGAACCCGCTGTTTGACGACTCCACCCTTTACCTCCAAAGGTTCCACAAGTGA